A window of Castanea sativa cultivar Marrone di Chiusa Pesio chromosome 1, ASM4071231v1 contains these coding sequences:
- the LOC142622478 gene encoding putative glutamate carboxypeptidase LAMP1 isoform X2 — translation MLKTPTTIFLGLATSFTFLLISPPPPKSFYHSLYISTSLSDNTSISHHLHTLTRRPHVAGSEANAEAAAYVLSIFTSSNIKSHIASYEVSLTYPSSRSLTLIPPPPETPTTFNLRQEIYDGDPYADVADEVQPTFHAYAKSGTVSGLVVYVNYGRIVDYLTLKEMGVNISGTIVLARYGEIYRGNIVKNAYEEGAIGALLYTDRKDYGGGGGDTRCFPDEKWMPPSGVQVGTVYNGIGDPTTPGWASTGDCERLSEEEVEKGGDVPLIPSLPISGADGETILRSVGGDVAHEDWQGSIDAPTYRVGPGPGIINLSYTGNQIIGTIQNIIGIIEGAEEPDRFIILGNHRDAWTFGAVDPNSGTAALLEVAERLGKLQKKGWKPRRTIVLCNWDAEEYGLVGSTEWVEENREMLASRAVAYLNVDCGVAGPGFHASATPQLDELLKRATQQVQDPENSSQTIYDSWVDSSNSPPIGRLGDGGSDFAAFVQHVGIPAAAMFFGGGYPVYHSMYDDFVWMEKFGDPMFHRHVAVGSVWGLVALWLADEEFLPFNYLSYAKELQKSTKDLKDEISETDISLNPLFKSIDELHKAATTMNNQRKSAHLQTKMDSLEGPGISI, via the exons ATGTTGAAAACACCCACCACCATCTTCCTAGGCTTAGCCACCTCTTTCACCTTCCTCCTcatttctcctcctcctccaaaaTCTTTCTACCACTCCCTCTACATATCCACCTCTCTATCCGACAACACCTCAATATCACATCATTTACACACCCTCACTCGCCGGCCCCACGTTGCTGGTTCTGAGGCAAACGCAGAGGCTGCAGCCTATGTTTTATCCATCTTCACCTCCAGCAATATCAAATCTCACATAGCATCCTATGAGGTCTCTCTAACCTACCCTTCTTCCCGTTCCTTAACACTAATACCACCACCTCCAGAGACACCCACAACCTTCAATCTTCGTCAAGAAATTTATGATGGTGATCCATATGCAGATGTAGCAGATGAAGTTCAGCCTACTTTCCATGCATATGCAAAGTCAGGCACTGTCTCGGGACTTGTGGTTTATGTGAACTACGGACGCATAGTAGACTACTTGACACTGAAAGAAATGGGTGTGAATATATCAGGTACAATTGTTTTGGCAAGGTATGGAGAAATATACAGAGGAAACATAGTCAAGAATGCGTACGAAGAAGGTGCTATTGGGGCACTGTTGTATACAGATAGGAAAGACTATGGTGGTGGAGGAGGGGATACAAGGTGCTTCCCAGATGAGAAGTGGATGCCACCAAGCGGGGTTCAGGTGGGAACAGTTTATAATGGGATCGGTGACCCTACTACACCTGGATGGGCAAGCACTGGAGACTGTGAAAGGTTATCCGAAGAGGAAGTAGAGAAAGGAGGGGATGTTCCACTTATACCTTCCCTGCCAATATCTGGGGCAGATGGTGAAACAATCTTGAGATCGGTCGGTGGAGATGTTGCCCATGAGGATTGGCAAGGAAGCATAGATGCACCTACTTACAGGGTTGGACCAGGGCCAGGGATTATCAATCTCAGTTACACT GGAAATCAAATCATAGGGACTATTCAGAATATCATTGGTATAATTGAAGGAGCAGAAGAGCCTGATCG ATTTATCATTCTGGGTAATCATCGGGATGCATGGACATTTGGAGCTGTTGATCCCAATAGTGGCACTGCAGCATTGCTAGAG GTTGCTGAAAGACTGGGGAAGCTGCAAAAAAAAGGATGGAAACCTCGAAGAACAATTGTCTTATGCAATTGGGATGCTGAAGAATATGGCCTg GTAGGATCCACTGAATGGGTAGAAGAGAACAGAGAAATGCTAGCTTCAAGGGCTGTTGCTTATTTGAATGTTGACTGTGGAGTAGCTGGACCAGGATTCCATGCCTCTGCAACTCCCCAGCTTGATGAACTGCTCAAACGAGCAACTCAACAG GTTCAAGACCCAGAGAACTCATCACAAACTATTTACGATTCATGGGTTGATTCCAGCAATTCTCCCCCG ATTGGAAGGTTAGGAGATGGAGGATCAGACTTTGCAGCTTTTGTGCAACATGTAGGAATTCCAGCAGCTGCAATGTTTTTTGGAGGAG GATACCCTGTATACCACTCAATGTACGATGACTTTGTCTGGATGGAAAAATTTGGGGATCCAATGTTTCATAGACATGTTGCAG tGGGAAGTGTTTGGGGTTTAGTAGCTCTTTGGTTAGCAGATGAGGAGTTTTTGCCTTTCAACTATCTCTCCTATGCAAAGGAGCTCCAG AAAAGCACAAAGGACTTGAAAGATGAGATCTCAGAAACAGACATAAGCCTAAATCCTCTTTTCAAGTCCATAGACGAGCTCCATAAAGCAGCCACCACGATGAACAACCAGAGAAAG AGCGCGCATTTACAGACCAAGATGGACTCTTTGGAAGGTCCTGGTATAAGCATTTG A
- the LOC142622478 gene encoding putative glutamate carboxypeptidase LAMP1 isoform X1: MLKTPTTIFLGLATSFTFLLISPPPPKSFYHSLYISTSLSDNTSISHHLHTLTRRPHVAGSEANAEAAAYVLSIFTSSNIKSHIASYEVSLTYPSSRSLTLIPPPPETPTTFNLRQEIYDGDPYADVADEVQPTFHAYAKSGTVSGLVVYVNYGRIVDYLTLKEMGVNISGTIVLARYGEIYRGNIVKNAYEEGAIGALLYTDRKDYGGGGGDTRCFPDEKWMPPSGVQVGTVYNGIGDPTTPGWASTGDCERLSEEEVEKGGDVPLIPSLPISGADGETILRSVGGDVAHEDWQGSIDAPTYRVGPGPGIINLSYTGNQIIGTIQNIIGIIEGAEEPDRFIILGNHRDAWTFGAVDPNSGTAALLEVAERLGKLQKKGWKPRRTIVLCNWDAEEYGLVGSTEWVEENREMLASRAVAYLNVDCGVAGPGFHASATPQLDELLKRATQQVQDPENSSQTIYDSWVDSSNSPPIGRLGDGGSDFAAFVQHVGIPAAAMFFGGGYPVYHSMYDDFVWMEKFGDPMFHRHVAVGSVWGLVALWLADEEFLPFNYLSYAKELQKSTKDLKDEISETDISLNPLFKSIDELHKAATTMNNQRKEILERKGWASMWNKDHLKVRELNDRLMMAERAFTDQDGLFGRSWYKHLIYGPSKHDDYGSKTFPGIDDAIEKAKNLNTADSWRAVQHEVWRVSRAVKHASLVLNGELT, encoded by the exons ATGTTGAAAACACCCACCACCATCTTCCTAGGCTTAGCCACCTCTTTCACCTTCCTCCTcatttctcctcctcctccaaaaTCTTTCTACCACTCCCTCTACATATCCACCTCTCTATCCGACAACACCTCAATATCACATCATTTACACACCCTCACTCGCCGGCCCCACGTTGCTGGTTCTGAGGCAAACGCAGAGGCTGCAGCCTATGTTTTATCCATCTTCACCTCCAGCAATATCAAATCTCACATAGCATCCTATGAGGTCTCTCTAACCTACCCTTCTTCCCGTTCCTTAACACTAATACCACCACCTCCAGAGACACCCACAACCTTCAATCTTCGTCAAGAAATTTATGATGGTGATCCATATGCAGATGTAGCAGATGAAGTTCAGCCTACTTTCCATGCATATGCAAAGTCAGGCACTGTCTCGGGACTTGTGGTTTATGTGAACTACGGACGCATAGTAGACTACTTGACACTGAAAGAAATGGGTGTGAATATATCAGGTACAATTGTTTTGGCAAGGTATGGAGAAATATACAGAGGAAACATAGTCAAGAATGCGTACGAAGAAGGTGCTATTGGGGCACTGTTGTATACAGATAGGAAAGACTATGGTGGTGGAGGAGGGGATACAAGGTGCTTCCCAGATGAGAAGTGGATGCCACCAAGCGGGGTTCAGGTGGGAACAGTTTATAATGGGATCGGTGACCCTACTACACCTGGATGGGCAAGCACTGGAGACTGTGAAAGGTTATCCGAAGAGGAAGTAGAGAAAGGAGGGGATGTTCCACTTATACCTTCCCTGCCAATATCTGGGGCAGATGGTGAAACAATCTTGAGATCGGTCGGTGGAGATGTTGCCCATGAGGATTGGCAAGGAAGCATAGATGCACCTACTTACAGGGTTGGACCAGGGCCAGGGATTATCAATCTCAGTTACACT GGAAATCAAATCATAGGGACTATTCAGAATATCATTGGTATAATTGAAGGAGCAGAAGAGCCTGATCG ATTTATCATTCTGGGTAATCATCGGGATGCATGGACATTTGGAGCTGTTGATCCCAATAGTGGCACTGCAGCATTGCTAGAG GTTGCTGAAAGACTGGGGAAGCTGCAAAAAAAAGGATGGAAACCTCGAAGAACAATTGTCTTATGCAATTGGGATGCTGAAGAATATGGCCTg GTAGGATCCACTGAATGGGTAGAAGAGAACAGAGAAATGCTAGCTTCAAGGGCTGTTGCTTATTTGAATGTTGACTGTGGAGTAGCTGGACCAGGATTCCATGCCTCTGCAACTCCCCAGCTTGATGAACTGCTCAAACGAGCAACTCAACAG GTTCAAGACCCAGAGAACTCATCACAAACTATTTACGATTCATGGGTTGATTCCAGCAATTCTCCCCCG ATTGGAAGGTTAGGAGATGGAGGATCAGACTTTGCAGCTTTTGTGCAACATGTAGGAATTCCAGCAGCTGCAATGTTTTTTGGAGGAG GATACCCTGTATACCACTCAATGTACGATGACTTTGTCTGGATGGAAAAATTTGGGGATCCAATGTTTCATAGACATGTTGCAG tGGGAAGTGTTTGGGGTTTAGTAGCTCTTTGGTTAGCAGATGAGGAGTTTTTGCCTTTCAACTATCTCTCCTATGCAAAGGAGCTCCAG AAAAGCACAAAGGACTTGAAAGATGAGATCTCAGAAACAGACATAAGCCTAAATCCTCTTTTCAAGTCCATAGACGAGCTCCATAAAGCAGCCACCACGATGAACAACCAGAGAAAG GAAATATTAGAAAGAAAAGGTTGGGCATCAATGTGGAATAAAGATCATTTGAAGGTGAGAGAGTTGAATGATAGACTAATGATGGCAGAGCGCGCATTTACAGACCAAGATGGACTCTTTGGAAGGTCCTGGTATAAGCATTTG ATTTATGGGCCCTCAAAGCACGATGACTATGGATCTAAAACCTTCCCTGGGATAGATGATGCAATAGAGAAGGCAAAGAACCTAAATACTGCAGATTCATGGCGTGCAGTACAACATGAAGTTTGGCGAGTCTCTCGAGCTGTTAAACATGCTTCACTAGTCCTCAATGGTGAACTAACATGA